Proteins encoded together in one Cicer arietinum cultivar CDC Frontier isolate Library 1 chromosome 4, Cicar.CDCFrontier_v2.0, whole genome shotgun sequence window:
- the LOC101507911 gene encoding isocitrate dehydrogenase [NAD] catalytic subunit 5, mitochondrial, translated as MASQILRRTLGSRYLANHRTFSSASTPIRATLFPGDGIGPEISESVKQIFHAAEVPIEWEEHYVGTEIDPRTQSFLTWESLESVRRNKVGLKGPMATPIGKGHRSLNLTLRKELNLYANVRPCYSLKGYKTRYDNVDLITIRENTEGEYSGLEHQVVRGVVESLKIITRQASLRVAEYAFHYAKAHGRERVSAIHKANIMQKTDGLFLKCCREVAEKYPEIQYEEVVIDNCCMMLVKNPALFDVLVMPNLYGDIISDLCAGLIGGLGLTPSCNIGEGGIALAEAVHGSAPDIAGKNLANPTALLLSSVTMLRHLDLHDTADRIQNAILDTIAEGKYRTADLGGSSKTTEFTKAIIDHL; from the exons ATGGCTTCTCAGATCCTCAGACGAACACTCGGAAGCCGCTATCTGGCAAACCACAGGACCTTCTCTTCCGCTTCCACTCCGATCCGTGCCACTCTTTTTCCCGGCGATGGTATTGGCCCCGAGATTTCCGAATCCGTCAAACAG ATATTCCATGCTGCTGAAGTGCCAATAGAATGGGAAGAGCATTATGTAGGGACCGAAATCGACCCTAGAACACAGAGCTTTCTGACATGGGAAAGTTTGGAATCGGTTAGGCGGAATAAGGTTGGCTTGAAAGGGCCAATGGCCACACCTATTGGAAAAGGGCATCGTTCATTAAACCttactctaagaaaagaacttAATTTATATGCCAATGTTCGACCTTGCTACAGTCTCAAGGGATACAAAACTCGATATGATAATGTAGATCTCATCACAATCCGTGAAAATACAGAAGGCGAGTATAGTGGACTTGAACATCAG GTTGTGAGGGGTGTAGTAGAAAGTCTCAAAATCATTACACGTCAAGCCAGTTTAAGGGTGGCTGAGTATGCTTTTCACTATGCCAAAGCACATGGAAGAGAGAGGGTGTCTGCCATACATAAAGCCAACATTATGCAAAAGACTGACGGTCTTTTCCTCAAG tGTTGCCGTGAGGTTGCAGAGAAATATCCTGAGATACAGTATGAGGAAGTTGTCATTGACAATTGCTGCATGATG CTTGTGAAGAATCCTGCACTTTTTGATGTATTGGTGATGCCTAACCTTTATGGTGATATAATCAGCGACCTCTGTGCTGGCTTGATTGGGGGATTGGGCTTGACACCaag CTGCAATATTGGTGAGGGAGGTATTGCACTTGCTGAAGCTGTACATGGTTCAGCACCTGATATTGCTGGAAAG AATTTGGCAAATCCAACAGCTTTGCTGCTGAGTTCTGTCACAATGTTGCGCCATTTGGATCTCCATGACACAGCAGATCGTATTCAAAATGCCATCCTCGACACAATTGCAGAAGGGAAGTACCGAACTGCTGATCTTGGTGGCAGTTCAAAGACCACTGAATTTACAAAAGCAATTATTGACCATCTCTGA
- the LOC101508227 gene encoding adenosine kinase 2, which yields MVSEGVLLGMGNPLLDISAVVDEAFLQKFDIKLNDAILAEDKHKSMYDEMTAKYTVEYIAGGATQNSIRVAQWILQAPGATSFMGCIGKDKYGEEMTKNSKLAGVNVHYYEDENTPTGTCAVCVVGGERSLIANLSAANCYKVDHLKKPENWALVEKAKYFYIAGFFLTVSPESIQLVAEHAAANNKVFSMNLSAPFICEFFKDAQEKVLPYMDYVFGNETEARTFSKVHGWETDNVEEIAIKISQWPKASGTHKRITVITQGADPVCVAQDGKVKLYPVILLPKEKLVDTNGAGDAFVGGFLSQLVQEKPIEECVRAGCYAANVIIQRSGCTYPEKPDFH from the exons ATGGTTTCGGAAGGCGTTCTCCTCGGCATGGGTAATCCTCTTCTCGACATTTCCGCTGTCGTCGACGAAGCTTTCTTGCAAAA GTTTGATATCAAGTTGAACGATGCCATTCTCGCTGAAGATAAGCACAAATCTAT GTACGACGAAATGACTGCCAAATATACAGTGGAGTACATTGCTGGAG GTGCTACTCAGAATTCCATCAGGGTTGCTCAG TGGATTCTTCAAGCTCCTGGGGCAACTAGTTTCATGGGTTGCATAGGAAAGGACAAGTATGGTGAGGAGATGACCAAGAACTCTAAACTTGCTGGTGTAAAT GTTCACTAttatgaagatgaaaatacacCTACAGGAACTTGTGCTGTTTGTGTGGTTGGTGGTGAAAG GTCTCTTATTGCCAACTTATCAGCTGCAAATTGCTACAAGGTTGATCATTTGAAGAAACCTGAAAATTGGGCATTAG ttgaaaaggccaaatatttttatattgctGGCTTTTTCCTCACTGTATCCCCCGAATCCATACAATTAGTTGCCGAACATGCAGCTGCAAATAACAAG GTCTTCTCGATGAACCTTTCTGCACCCTTTATTTGTGAGTTCTTCAAGGATGCACAGGAGAAAGTTCTTCC ATATATGGACTATGTTTTTGGAAATGAGACAGAAGCAAGAACATTTTCTAAAGTTCATGGCTGGGAG ACTGATAATGTCGAGGAGATAGCTATCAAGATATCTCAGTGGCCAAAGGCATCAGGAACACACAAAAGGATTACTGTTATCACACAGGGTGCTGATCCCGTGTGTGTTGCTCAAGATGGGAAAGTGAAATTGTACCCTGTAATACTATTACCTAAAGAGAAATTAGTTGATACCAATGGAGCAG GAGATGCCTTTGTTGGAGGATTTCTTTCACAATTGGTTCAGGAGAAGCCTATTGAAGAATGTGTGAGAGCTGGGTGTTATGCAGCAAATGTTATCATCCAAAGGTCTGGCTGCACTTACCCAGAGAAGCCTGATTTTCATTAA
- the LOC101508549 gene encoding indole-3-acetic acid-induced protein ARG7-like, protein MKSRFLRGCINKCKKMGSIVKTCGVCEDFCERGLWSSLHESCSIPSDVPKGHMVVYVGENHKRYVIKIVLLHHPLFKALLDQAQEEYDFIAHSKLCIPCDEHLFLNVVRCAASPQNQRVYLCL, encoded by the coding sequence ATGAAATCAAGATTTTTGAGAGGGTGTATTAACAAATGCAAGAAAATGGGAAGCATAGTAAAAACTTGTGGTGTTTGTGAAGACTTTTGTGAAAGGGGTTTATGGTCTTCTTTGCATGAGAGTTGCTCAATACCAAGTGATGTTCCAAAAGGTCACATGGTTGTATATGTAGGTGAGAATCACAAAAGATATGTAATCAAAATTGTATTGCTACATCATCCACTTTTCAAGGCATTGTTGGATCAAGCTCAAGAAGAGTATGATTTCATTGCTCATTCAAAACTATGCATTCCTTGTGATGAACATCTTTTCCTAAATGTTGTTCGTTGTGCTGCCTCTCCACAAAACCAAAGGGTGTATTTGTGTCTATGA